CTGATGCAGCCTACGCAGCGATACTCAGTTACCGAAAGTTGTTAAATACTTCAGCCACCGACACTGACACATCTTTAGTCACCGCGTCATTCGCCAGCCAAGAGAAGTTTATTAATACCTTTACTACAGATAAACGAGCTAATGACATAGCCTTGTTATTAATGCAAACACGCTTTACCAATAAGGAATATCCGGTAGCCATTGAGCTAGCAAACTGGTTAATGTCTCGATATAACAATGCTTTGGGCAAAAACAATTCAGATAAAACGTCACAAATATACTTATCAGCCAGTTTAGTCGCCGCCCATAGTTTATTTGCGATCCAAGACTTTACTAACGCTGAGCAAGCCTACCAAAAAGTATTAGCGCAATTAAATACAAAAGATAAACGTTATGTCGATATGCAAGAAAGACTAGCAGTGAGCATTTATCGCCAAGGCGAACTTGCCCAAACTAACCAACAACTCGATCAAGCTGTCAGCTTATGGCAACGTATTGTCACTGAACTGCCAAATAGCCAAGTGCGTTTAAATGCGCAATATGATGCAGCTACTTTGTTGCTACAGCAACAAAACTGGTCAGCAGCCATAGCATTATTAACTGATTTTGCTAGCCGTTTTGAGCAACACCCATTAACTCAAGGTATAGCTGACAAACTCATTTTTGCTTATGAGAAAAACGAACAGTGGGAGTTGGCAGCAGATGGATTATATGAAATTTGGCAACAAACCCCACAACAAGAAGAGGGTCGACTAGCCCTGTGGACTGCAGCTGAGTATTACCAAAAAGCACAGCTACGTAGCAAATACTTACCTGCCTATCGTCAATATGCCCATACTTACCCAGCTCCATTTGACACAGCCACAGAAGTGCGCTTTTTAATGAGTGAATTTTACCTAACCAGTAATGAAGACAGTAAACGACGTTACTGGTTAAACAAATTAATTACAGCAGATAAACAAGCTGGAGAAAATCGCACAGTACGCTCTCAATACCTAGCAGCTAAGGCAAGTATGGTATTTGCCAAAGATGCAGTTTATGTGTTTAATCAAATCAAACTCACTTTACCCCTAAAATTAAGTTTAACTAAAAAGCGTCAAGCCATGGATACAGCAATAGCCAAGTTTGATCAGGTGATGGCTTATGGTGTCGCTGAATTGAGTAGTGCCGCCAATTATCAAATTGCGGAAATTTTTCGTGTTTTTTCAATTGACCTAATGACCTCGGAACGTCCTAAGGGCTTATCGGTACTAGCACTAGAACAATATGAATTACTCCTTGAAGAGCAAACCTACCCATTTGAAGAGCAAGCCATTGAATTACATGAATCCAACGTACAGCGCAGTTGGCAAGGTAATTACGATCAATGGGTAGAAAATAGTATTAATCAACTCAGTAAACTGTTGCCGGTACGTTATGGTAAACAAGCAATAACTGGAGAGTTAGCCAATGAGTTATTTTAATTCGCTGTCCATTGCGATCCTTAGCCTTGGCATATTACTTAGCGCCTGTGGTTCGACAACGGTTACCAAGAATATAGAAGTTGTAGCCAACAATAATAATAGTCAGCAAAACGTCACACCACCATCAGCAGAAGCCATACTATTGGCTAGACCTAATCAGTATAGAGCGACCGAACCTAGTATGCCGCCAACGATGGAGAGACAGGTAAAGCTAGC
The sequence above is a segment of the Paraglaciecola sp. L3A3 genome. Coding sequences within it:
- a CDS encoding tetratricopeptide repeat protein — encoded protein: MKVPNLLTCNSLSLPIGIVVLLMTGCQLWSATEEVKAPSTNRIQPASPLFASALEPIKITPSKMGPADLIHLRDTYAKLTPEVQDPKQQQQMRKRLASLEMLLAEQEQEQGLTSDTGYYQQAIQTYLGIQKEEHLGEDGAHISYQLSRAYDLQGNAQASFAELSSLIQTYPTSRYIAEAHFRQGEYLYAKGEFSRAVEAYNQAVTFPNSEYFAMSAYMLGWSQFNLDNQQQAAQAFGKVLDKYLGAESWQFGEPEDEQPLRAGEQRLVNDSVRIMSLIFSYASNEQSLLSFIENIGARRYEHILFDGLAQLQLNNDRFKDSANAYLAFAQRHPTHPLAADFYVKHIDAYILGEFPSLVMPAKQGYVEMFGINGSSWATQPKSIQQKLTPYLRQYLNELAQYEHARAQLLVSRSESNTQQQHIAAFISAARWYQEYIDTFENEKDTIEKRFLLAESLHDGGQILAAITEFERYAYDIPQGNKAADAAYAAILSYRKLLNTSATDTDTSLVTASFASQEKFINTFTTDKRANDIALLLMQTRFTNKEYPVAIELANWLMSRYNNALGKNNSDKTSQIYLSASLVAAHSLFAIQDFTNAEQAYQKVLAQLNTKDKRYVDMQERLAVSIYRQGELAQTNQQLDQAVSLWQRIVTELPNSQVRLNAQYDAATLLLQQQNWSAAIALLTDFASRFEQHPLTQGIADKLIFAYEKNEQWELAADGLYEIWQQTPQQEEGRLALWTAAEYYQKAQLRSKYLPAYRQYAHTYPAPFDTATEVRFLMSEFYLTSNEDSKRRYWLNKLITADKQAGENRTVRSQYLAAKASMVFAKDAVYVFNQIKLTLPLKLSLTKKRQAMDTAIAKFDQVMAYGVAELSSAANYQIAEIFRVFSIDLMTSERPKGLSVLALEQYELLLEEQTYPFEEQAIELHESNVQRSWQGNYDQWVENSINQLSKLLPVRYGKQAITGELANELF